In Deltaproteobacteria bacterium, the genomic window GGGTTGGGACGATCGAGGATCACGATTTTTTTTCGATAATTTTGGCATTCCTGAAGACAGTAGGCCAGGGTAGTGATAAATGTATAGACCCGGGTCCCCACATCCTGGAGGTCAATGAACAGGACATCGAAGGCCTCCATCATCCGGGCCGTGGGGCGGCGGGTCCGGCTGTAAAGGCTATAAATAGGCAGACCTGTGGCCGGGTCCCGGCTGTCCGGGGTCTCGACCATATTATCCTGTTCGGTCCCCCAAAAGCCATGCTGGGGCGAGAACAGACAGGTCAGGTTATTTTGAAATTTACCCCGCAGGAGATCTTTGCTATAGTATCCTTCTTGATTAATCGAGGCCTGATTGGAAAGGAGCCCCCAGCGTCTTTTAAGCAAATCCGATGGCGGATGGGATAATAAAGAGTCAATTCCAAAGCGCATTCTGTCGTTCCTTCATTCCTCGATGAACAGGGTTTGAAAGATTATAGGGGGAAAGGATTAAAAGTCAAGAAAAGCCCTTTTATGAAACAATATCTCTTCGTGTCTGTGCTCGTTTCTTTGCTGGTTCTGCCACTGACCCCACGACCGGTGGCCGCTGCCGGTGCGCTTAACGCCTCGCTTACAATAGCGCCAACCAACTCCCCGGGCTGGGGCCAGCGCTCCAATTATTTGGATCTGGGATTGGGATATCTTATTACCCAGGGTTCTTCTTCTTGGGAGATCAGCTTTCCGGGGCAATCGGCCCGAGGCAAATCGGCCCTTGATTTTAAAAAGATGGACAGTTTGATCCCTTTCATAACATTGGAGTTAAAGCATCCCGATACCTCCGGCTCCTTAAGGCTTCAATATGGAAAAGGCCAAAGCTCGACCAGTGAGGGTTTCGACAAGGATTACCAGGAAGGGTCCTTATATCACCAATCCGGATTTGATGTTACCGGAGAAACAGTTTTTTGGATGGTTGATATCCAGCCCCCTTTTTTTTCTGTCGCAAAGCCCCGATGGACCCTTAAACCTTTTCTGGGATGGCAGCATTATGAAGAAAAAATTCGCATGAACAACGGCCGATGGATCACTCTTTATGGAGCGGAAACTGACCAGCCTTTTGCCGGTCTGGATTCCCGTTATGACTTTAACTGGGATGCCCTGCGCTTGGGGATCAAAGGGGAGTTGGAATTATTAAATCCCCCCGAACCCAAGGGGAAACAACTACGTTTGAAAGGTTCTTTGGCCTTATTTCCTTATATCCATTATCGGGGTCGTGGCGTTTGGAACCTGCGGGATGATTTTAAAAAGGACCCCAGCTTTGCCCATGAGGCCGACAACTTTGGCCTATTAGGCTTGGATGGAGCCCTTTCTTTGGCTTTTTGTCCCCTAAAAATGCTGGAAATCGAGGGAGGGGGCCGGATTTTCTATTTCTATGTACCGGAGGGCACGAATACGACCTATTTTTCCAACAATACCCAGGCCGTAGTCCATTTAAATGAAGCCAGAGCCCTGCGGATCGGACTTTTTTTTCAAATAACCGGGAGGTTTTAATTATGGTTCTTAAACCCTATCAACAAGAATTTGCCCTTTTTTTAGCGGAAGCAGGCAGTCTTTTTTTCAGAAAAGGCCTGGTCTTAAAGGATGGCCGGCCCAGTCCCTATTTTGTCAATATGGGACGTCTGTGTACCGGGAAATTGAGCTTTCGACTGGGCTCTTTTTTTACCCGTCTGCTCCTCGAGTCCAACCGGCTGCTGGAAGTGGATATCCTTTTAGGTCCTTCTTACAAGGGAAGTGCCATCGCCCAGGCCATGGCCATAAACTTCTGGACAGAATATCAAAAAGAATTATATTTTGAATATGATCGAAAAGAAATCAAGGCTTACGGTGAGGCCTCGGGACAAAAAAACCTGATGGTCAACAACACCTTCTTTGATGGATGCGGCCTTTGGATCGTGGACGATGTAGGTACCTCCATGGCCACCAAATATGACCTTTTGGAAAAGATTGCCCTCGAAAGGGAACAGAAAAAGATTTCCGTCCGGATCGTGGGATTGTGTCTTGGCATTGATCGCCAACAGACCACGGCCTGTTATGATTCGGAAGGGAAGGTTCTTTTAGGAATAAAAGGTGAAGATGCTTTAGGTCAATTTACCGAAAGGACCGGGGTACCGGTATATTCCATAGCACCTATTAGCGAGATTATCCAATATCTTTTTGAGGAGCAGATCCCGGTCCAGGTGGAAGGAGTCTGGCAGCCCATCTCCCTCTCCCTTAAAAAAGCGTTTGATGAATATCTTGAAGAATACGGAACGGCAAAAGAGTAAATTTGACAGGATTCACCGGATAATCTGTGCCTGTTCGGAAGAAAGACACAAACCGAAATCCTGTTGATCCTGTCAGACAAAACTATTTCATAACTCAAAAATGGTAACAAATACCGAAAAAATCGAATCATGCAAAAAGAAAAACTAAAACGGTTGCTTCACAAAAGACAGAGCCAGATAACCGATCGCCCGGATTTGACGCCGGCCGGAGTGTTGCTTCCTTTATTCCAGAAAAACCGGAAGACCCATATCCTGTTGACTAAACGAACGGACCGGGTGGAACATCACAAGGGGCAGATCTCCTTTCCGGGGGGCGCTTTTAATTATGAGGACCTGGATTGTCTGACTACGGCTTTACGAGAGACCGAGGAGGAAATCGGGATCGAAATGGATACGGTTGAAATCTTAGGGGAATTAGACCACCTGGTTACCATTACCAATTTTCGTATCTGTCCCTATGTCGGGATCATCCCCTACCCCTATCCATTTAAACTGAGCCCCTTCGAGGTGGAGCGCCTGATTGAACTACCCCTCGATTATCTCCAAAAAGAAGATTTGAAAGAAGGGCCCGTCTCTTTCAACGGCCAGTCTATTTTTAACCTTTGGATAAATTACCAGGGAGATGTCATCTGGGGGGCTACAGCCCGGATCTTGAAAAATTTCCTGGAAATCCTTTCAAAACACCCTGAAAAAATTTAGACCGTCAAACCTCTTTACAACAAAGCCTATTGGTGTTATATTTTAGTAGTCGGGACGTGGCTCAGTCTGGTAGAGCACAGCGTTCGGGACGCTGGGGTCGCTGGTTCAAATCCAGTCGTCCCGACCATTCCCAATCTTGATAAAGGAGTATGATAGAATTTCCCCACCTCTAACTTTTTAAGGAGGACCCATGGACGAGGCTCAGATCAAAAAACTCATTGATGACCGTGTGGATGAGATCTTAAAAGAAAGACTTGCCCAGGTTGGCCAGAAGAACCGATTGGCCATAATAGCCTCAAAGGGTACTCTGGACATGGCCTACCCGCCTTTGATTTTAGCCAGTACGGGGGCGGCCTTCGACTTGGAAGTCGGTATCTTTTTTACCTTCTATGGGTTGGATATTTTAAACAAAAAAAAGAATAAAAATCTGAAGGTTCCTTCCCTGGCTAACCCGGCCATGCCCATACCTGTCCCTAATATCATCGGAGTCCTGCCTGGGATGACCGCCATGGCTACCAGCATGATGAACAACTGGATGGCTAAGCAAAATGTCCCTACCATTCCCGAATTGTTAAAAGCCTGCATCGAAGGCGGGGTCAAACTGATTGCCTGTCAGATGACCATGGATGTTATGGGCGTTAAAAAGGAAGATCTCGTTGACGAAATCGAATTGGGAGGGGCGGCCTCCTTTCTGGATTTTGCCTTAGATGCCAAGACCACCCTGTTTGTGTAATTGAAAACAGACGTTTTGCCCCCCCGATATTAGGGAGCCAAAAAATCCCACACCGGAAAGTCGGGGTCAGGGATTTGATCCAGGAGAAAATCGCTCTGGGTCAAAAAATATCTTGCTTTGACACAGTAATACGTGACCGTAAGGGAAATCAAGTCGCCTCAAGCGGACGGACGGTTACAGGTCTTTAGCCATTACTCGGCAAAATCTAATTTTCATGCTTCGTGGTGCACCCTGGGGTATGAGGGCTTAATTCGAAAATAAGTTAGGAGTTCTCATCCTCGTCCCTTCAAACATAAACATCTCCATTCCATTTAACTTTTTCTGAAATTCTTTGTCTTATAAGCCATAATGTGATTAAAAATATAGAAGAAATGCAAAGAATCCTTTATAATTTATAGTGAAGCCCCATGCTACTCTGAGGCAACACGATTTTTGAAAATGCAAATTACTTCTGCAAGGGACTATAGTTGAAACTTGCATCTTGAGACTTGAAACCTGAAACTCTATGCTAAAGGAGAAAACGCCATGAAGAAAAGCCCCATTGCTATATTGGGAATAGTATTGATCAGCCTGTTTATCTGGGGGTGCAGTCCTTACACCCAACAGGTGGTCCCCCTAAAGATGCCGGCAAGTTATTCCAACATGACCCAGGTGGCGGGGATACAGATAGGTGCCAGATCCTTCAGTGACCCTAATGAGGCCCAGAATGCCTTTGGTTTTGATATCCGTGGGGCCGGATTGCTACCAGTTCAAATAGTAATGGATCACAGAGGGACTTCACCCATAGAAATCAACCCGACCCAGACCTTTCTGGTCGATTATCAAAATAATCTTTGGCCGGTATTGGACAAGCGGTTGGCTTATGAACGCGTAGCGAAACACAGCGAATTAGCCGGGATTGGTTCCGGGGCGGTAAAACATGGATTTCTGGGTGCGGCTGCCGGGGCTTTAATTGGTGCTGCGATCGGTATCGTCGGCGGTAGAGGCGTAGGGGAGGCCGCAGGCAAAGGGGCAGCTCTGGGGGCAGCAGCCGGGGCCACCCTCGGAGGAGCCGCTGCCTATGGTTCCGATAAGGCCGGTCAGAATATCTCCGAAGATCTAAGAAACAAATCCCTTGAAAACCGGGCTATTCGGCCCATGGAAATCGTTCATGGTTTTATCTTTTTTCCTGGAGAAGCCGCTTCCGCCAGGGATCTGAGACTGCAGTTTAAGGAGGTTGGGACCGGCCGGTTTTTTAATGTGTCTTTGCCGCTTTAGAACGAAAATAACGTTCAGGGTCGGGGGTCAGGGATCGGGGGTCGGCGAAAGACATTTTCATTCTTCGTAGTGCCCGACCCGGGCATGAGTGCTTAGAACGAAAATAGGGTTCAGGGGTTTTAAATTCCAAGCCTTTCACTTGAATCCTTGGCCCCTGGACCCCTTGAATCCTTTTTTATGCTTCATGGCGCTCGCCCCTGCGGGGGCATCCCCCGCTTCTTACCTTACATCCATCAACCCGTAACCATGTTCGCCGTGCATACTTTCATCCAGACCGATGAGTTCATCGTTGTGGTCCAGCCGAAACCCGATGGTTTTGTTGATCAGAACGACTAATATTAAGGTGACCAAGGCGGCATAGACAATGGTAATTCCCATACCGGCGCCCTGAATCCCGAGTTGGTTCCAGGCACCCCAGGACCCGCCGGCCTTCTTGGCGGCTTCGGCCATCCAACTCGGCCGGATAAAAAAGGAGAGCAAAAGGACTCCCAGACCGCTCCCGACTCCATGGACACCAAAGACATCCAACGAATCATCGTAACCCAGTTTATATTTTAATAGAATGGCTCCATAACAGACCAGGGCCGAAAAGAACCCCAGGGCCAAGGCCCCTATGGGTTGTACCACCCCGGCTGCGGGGGTAATCACTACCAATCCGGCCAGGATACCGGTTGCAAACCCCAGAGAAGTGGCTTTACGGAGATGCAGCGTTTCAATAAGCATCCAGGTCAAGGCCCCGGAGGCAGCCGAAATCTGGGTCATCGTCAAAGCCCTGGCCGTATCCAAGCCGCTGGAAACGGTACTACCGGCATTAAATCCAAACCAACCCACCCATAACAAACCGGCCCCGATCATGGTAATGACCAGGTTATTAGGGGTGCTGATCAATTTGGGATAGCCATGCCGGGCACCCAAATACAAAACCGCCACCAGGGCACTCACCCCGGCAGAGACATGGATCACCATCCCGCCGGCCAAATCAATTACGCCCCGGGCACCCAGGTTATAAAGAAACCCATCTTCGGCCCAGATCCAGTGGCAGAGAGGACAATAAACAAAGAGAAACCACAAAGTGATAAAAACACAGTAGCTTCGGAATCGGACCCGCTCGGCAAAGGCCCCGGCGATGAGGGCTGGAGTAATGATGGCAAATTTGCCTTGAAACATGGCCACCACATATTCCGGAACGCCGGCGCTGTGGATGGAATCATCAATGCCCTTTAAAAAGAAATAATCCGGGTTCCAGCCTATCCAGCCGCCCAGGATATTTTTGCCGAAAGACAGGGCGTAGCCGCAAACCGCCCAGAGGACCCCGATAATGGCCATAGAGACAAAACTGTGCATCATGGTTCCCAAAACATTCTTGGTCCGGACCAGGCCGCCATAAAACATGGCCAACCCCGGCACCATGAGCAGGACCAGGGCGGTAGAAATGAGCATCCAGGCGGTAGATCCCGTATCGATGGGAGGTTTTTCCCCGGCCCAAACCAGGTGGGTTGTTAAGAGAATCGAAAAAAAGAGCAAGACAGGGCCCCATTTTTTATTTTTCATGAACATTATCTCCCCTTGACCTGTATTTATTGATTTAATAGGCTGAGATATAGCAAAAGTCTTGCCATAAGGACCAATATATAATTATTTAATTAAACCAGTAAATTATATGGTAATTTTTTAGACCAAACGGTTATTGAAATACAAAAATGTAACACCTTGTTATTATATAAATACAAATTTGTAATTTATAAGGGATTCGCTGGCCCCTGGACTACTTTCCCTTTTGGAGATGATTTTTCTTCTCTATGGC contains:
- a CDS encoding DsrE/DsrF/DrsH-like family protein, whose amino-acid sequence is MDEAQIKKLIDDRVDEILKERLAQVGQKNRLAIIASKGTLDMAYPPLILASTGAAFDLEVGIFFTFYGLDILNKKKNKNLKVPSLANPAMPIPVPNIIGVLPGMTAMATSMMNNWMAKQNVPTIPELLKACIEGGVKLIACQMTMDVMGVKKEDLVDEIELGGAASFLDFALDAKTTLFV
- a CDS encoding CoA pyrophosphatase; this encodes MQKEKLKRLLHKRQSQITDRPDLTPAGVLLPLFQKNRKTHILLTKRTDRVEHHKGQISFPGGAFNYEDLDCLTTALRETEEEIGIEMDTVEILGELDHLVTITNFRICPYVGIIPYPYPFKLSPFEVERLIELPLDYLQKEDLKEGPVSFNGQSIFNLWINYQGDVIWGATARILKNFLEILSKHPEKI
- a CDS encoding ammonium transporter, which produces MFMKNKKWGPVLLFFSILLTTHLVWAGEKPPIDTGSTAWMLISTALVLLMVPGLAMFYGGLVRTKNVLGTMMHSFVSMAIIGVLWAVCGYALSFGKNILGGWIGWNPDYFFLKGIDDSIHSAGVPEYVVAMFQGKFAIITPALIAGAFAERVRFRSYCVFITLWFLFVYCPLCHWIWAEDGFLYNLGARGVIDLAGGMVIHVSAGVSALVAVLYLGARHGYPKLISTPNNLVITMIGAGLLWVGWFGFNAGSTVSSGLDTARALTMTQISAASGALTWMLIETLHLRKATSLGFATGILAGLVVITPAAGVVQPIGALALGFFSALVCYGAILLKYKLGYDDSLDVFGVHGVGSGLGVLLLSFFIRPSWMAEAAKKAGGSWGAWNQLGIQGAGMGITIVYAALVTLILVVLINKTIGFRLDHNDELIGLDESMHGEHGYGLMDVR